The Streptomyces sp. NBC_00775 genome includes the window GGCGCCCCCCAACCCCCCGTCAGATCCCCCCGGAACACCAAGTTCCACCCCTTCTGAGTGACCCGCGGCGCGTTAGGCACCCTCCCCGCGCGACCCCAAATAGCGTCCAGTAGGGTTTGGTCCGCATAAACATCCAAACCCCTGCCCGTGTGCCAGGGCGGCGAGCGACCAGCGAGAAGGGCCGTAGCCAACCAGCGCGGGCGAGACTCTCGGGAAGGCGCTACGTGAGTCCCAACGGCTCCGACCGCTCGCCGCGGCGCCCGATGCGGCGGAAGCTGCTGCAGGCAATGACTGCGGGCCTGGTCCTGGCGACCGCCACCGGTTGCACATACAAGGACTTTCCCCGCCTTGGTATGCCCACCCCGGTCACGGAGGAGGCTCCGCGGATCCTCTCCCTCTGGCAGGGCTCGTGGGCGGCCGCGCTCGCCACGGGCGTGCTGGTCTGGGGCCTGATCCTGTGGGCGACCATCTTCCATCGGCGCAGCCGCACCAAGGTCGAAGTTCCTCCGCAGACCCGGTACAACATGCCCATCGAGGCGCTGTACACGGTGGTCCCGCTCATCATCGTCTCGGTGCTGTTCTACTTCACCGCCCGCGACGAGACGAAGCTCCTCAGCCTCTCCCCGAAGCCCGACGTCACGGTCAACGTGGTCGGCTTCCAGTGGAGCTGGGGCTTCAACTACATCGCGGACGTCCCCGGTTCCACCGGGAACGCGAAGATCGACCCGAACCTGGCGGCCATTCCGGACCGGTTCAAGAAGGACTTCCCGGCGAACGCCGGCGGTGTCTACGACGTCGGCACGCCCGGTACGAAGAACCCGCAGACGGGCAACCCCGGTCCGACCCTCTGGCTCCCCAAGGGCAAGACGGTCCGCTTCGTCCTCACTTCGCGTGACGTCATCCACTCCTTCTGGGTGGTGCCGTTCCTCATGAAGCAGGACGTCATCCCGGGCCACACCAACTCGTTCCAGGTGACCCCGAACCACGAGGGCACCTTCATGGGCAAGTGCGCCGAGCTGTGCGGCGTCGACCACTCCCGGATGCTCTTCAACGTGAAGGTCGTCTCCCCCGAGCGCTACGAGGCCCACCTCAAGCAGCTCGCGGCGAAGGGGCAGACCGGTTACGTCCCGGCCGGCATTGAGCAGACGGGCCACGAGAAGAACCGGGAGACGAACAACCTGTGAGCATCCTCAACGAACCTCAGGGTGCCGCCGAAACCGAAGACTCGTACGAGAACGAGCTGCCGGTTCGGCGCAAGCAGCCCGGCGCCGTCGTGATCAAGTGGCTCACCACCACTGACCACAAGACGATCGGCACGCTGTATCTGGTCACGTCGTTCGCGTTCTTCTGCATCGGCGGCGTCATGGCGCTGCTCATGCGCGCCGAGCTCGCCCGGCCCGGTCTGCAGATCATGTCGAACGAGCAGTTCAACCAGGCGTTCACGATGCACGGCACGATCATGCTGCTGATGTTCGCGACGCCGCTGTTCGCCGGTTTCGCGAACTGGATCATGCCGCTGCAGATCGGCGCGCCCGACGTGGCGTTCCCGCGGCTGAACATGTTCGCCTACTGGCTCTACCTGTTCGGCTCGCTCATCGCGGTCGGTGGCTTCCTCACCCCGCAGGGTGCGGCCGACTTCGGCTGGTTCGCCTACAGCCCGCTGTCGGACGCGGTCCGCTCGCCGGGCATCGGCGCCGACATGTGGATCATGGGTCTGGCCTTCTCCGGCTTCGGCACGATCCTCGGCTCGGTCAACTTCATCACCACGATCATCTGCATGCGCGCTCCCGGCATGACGATGTTCCGTATGCCGATCTTCGTGTGGAACGTGCTGCTGACCGGTGTGCTGGTCCTGCTCGCCTTCCCGGTCCTCGCGGCCGCGCTGTTCGCCCTGGAGGCGGACCGCAAGTTCGGTGCGCACGTCTTCGACGCGGCAAACGGCGGAGCCCTACTCTGGCAACACCTCTTCTGGTTCTTCGGCCATCCAGAGGTGTACATCATCGCCTTGCCGTTCTTCGGGATCATTTCCGAAGTGATCCCAGTGTTCTCACGCAAGCCGATGTTCGGCTACATGGGCCTCATCGCGGCCACCATCTCCATCGCCGGTCTGTCCGTGACCGTGTGGGCCCACCACATGTACGTCACCGGCGGAGTGCTGCTGCCGTTCTTCTCCTTCATGACGTTCCTGATCGCCGTGCCAACGGGCGTGAAGTTCTTCAACTGGATCGGAACGATGTGGAAGGGGTCCCTGAGTTTCGAGACCCCGATGCTCTGGGCCACCGGCTTCCTGATCACCTTCACCTTCGGTGGTCTGACGGGTGTCATCCTGGCCTCGCCGCCGATGGACTTCCATGTCTCCGACTCGTACTTCGTGGTGGCGCACTTCCACTACGTGGTCTTCGGCACCGTGGTGTTCGCGATGTTCTCCGGCTTCCACTTCTGGTGGCCGAAGATGACGGGCAAGATGCTCGACGAGCGTCTCGGCAAGATCACCTTCTGGACGCTGTTCGTGGGCTTCCACGGCACGTTCCTCGTCCAGCACTGGCTGGGTGCGGAGGGTATGCCGCGCCGGTACGCGGACTACCTCGCGGCCGACGGATTCACCGCCCTGAACACGATCTCGACGATCTCCTCGTTCCTGCTCGGCCTGTCGATCCTGCCGTTCCTCTACAACGTGTGGAAGACGGCCAAGTACGGCAAGAAGGTCGAGGTCGACGACCCGTGGGGTTACGGCCGCTCGCTGGAGTGGGCCACCTCGTGCCCGCCGCCGCGGCACAACTTCCTCACTCTTCCGCGGATTCGCAGTGAATCCCCGGCGTTCGACCTGCACCACCCGGAGGTCGCCGCTCTCGACCAGCTCGAGAACGCCGGTCACGGATCGTCGGCTCTGTCCGGTGGCAAGGAGGCCGGCAAGTGAAGATCCAAGGCAAGATGTTCATCTGGCTGGCCCTCTTCATCCTCGTCATGGGGATCGTCTACGGCGTGTGGTCCAAGGAGCCGGCCGGCACCACGGCCCTCTTCATGGGCTTCGGCCTGAGCATGATGATCGGCTACTACCTGGCCTTCACGGCCCGGCGGGTCGACGCGCTGGCGCAGGACAACAAGGAGGCCGACGTCGCGGACGAGGCCGGCGAGGTGGGCTTCTTCAGCCCGCACAGCTGGCAGCCGCTCGCGCTCGGTGTCGGTGGCGCGCTCGCCTTCCTGGGCGTGGTCTTCGGCTGGTGGCTGCTGTACTTCTCGGCCCCGATCATCATGATCGGCCTGTGGGGCTGGGTCTTCGAGTACTACCACGGTGAGAACCGCACTCAGTAACACGCGCTGAACACGAGAGAGCCCGGACACTCCGTCAGGAGGGTCCGGGCTCCCTCTTTTGCCGCACATCATGTCCCTCACACGGCCCACTCGCCGCGCCGTGGCTGACGGGCGTTCATAGCGTGAGGCCATGAACCTCTCACCGCGAATCCGCACGGTCGTCAGCTGCACCACGCTGGTGGTCTCCCTCGGCGCAGGCGTCACCGCCTGTGGATCGGGCGACCAGCCGCTCTCGGCGAAGCCGTATGACGCGGCGGGACAGATCTCCTTCAACAGCCCCACCACCGACGGCGGCAAGGCCGCCAAGGTGGACCCCGACAAGCCGCTGGAAATCCTCGCCACGGGCGACGACGGGCGCATCACCGACGTCACGGCGATAGATGCCTCAGGGCGCTATGTCTCGGGCGAACTCGCCGCGGACGGCAGCCGCTGGCACAGCAGCTCACCGCTGGCCGCGGGGGTCCACTACACGGTGCGGGTGAGCACCGAGAACGGGGACGGCGCCCCCGGCCGCAAGGTCCTCGACTTCGACACCGGCACCCCCACGACCAGGCAGGTGCTGAACGTCGAGTTCGGGCCGAAGGCGGGCGAGTACGGCGTCGGCCAGCCCGTAACGGCCGAACTCAGTGTCCCCGTCAAGGACCCGGCCTCCCGCGCGATCGTCGAACGCGCCCTCAAGGTCGACTCCGAGCCCTCCGTAGAGGGCGCCTGGCACTGGGTGGACGACAAGACGCTGCATTACCGTCCCAAGGAGTACTGGCCCACGGGCGCCACCATCGAGGCACACAGCAACCTCGCGGGCATCAAGATCGGCGAGCGCCTCTGGGGCGGCAACGCCAAATCCCTGGAGCTCACCACGGGCGACCAGCTCATCGCCGTCACGGACGCCGCCGCGCACGCCATGACCGTCTACCGCAACGGCCAGCAGATCAAGCGGATCCCGGTCACCACCGGCAAGCCCGGCTTCGAGACCCGCAACGGCGTCAAGGTCGTACTGGGCAAGGAGTACTTCGTACGCATGCGCGGCACCACCGTCGGCATAGCCGAGGGCAGCGCCGACTCGTACGACCTGCCCGTCTACTACGCCACCCGCGTCACCTGGAGCGGCGAGTACGTGCACGCGGCGCCCTGGTCCGTGGGCAACCAGGGGTACGCCAACGTCAGCCACGGCTGCACAGGGATGAGCACCGCCAACGCCGCGTGGTTCTTCAACAACGTGCGCGCCGGCGACATCGTGAAGGTCCAGAACTCCAACGGCAAGACCATGGACCCCTTCGGCAACGGCTTCGGCGACTGGAACCTCGACTGGACGAAGTGGCGCAACGGCAGCGCCCTGGTAGGCGGCGTCCCTGACGGCCCCAGCCCTCAGGACAGGGCCAGGCTGCGCCCAGAGTCAGTGTGAGCCGGACGCCCGCTCCCGCGCCCCGTCAGGGGCGCGAGGAACTGCGCGAGCAACCACAAACGGCCCGCAGCCGCCAACGTACCGAACGCCCCGAGCTATCAGGCGCCCAAAAGAGCCTTCGTACGCAGCAGAGAGGCCAGAGAGGCGGCAAACTCCACCGGATCCACCGGCAGGGTCACCGCCGCGTCCGCACGGCTCCACGTGGCCAGCCAGGCGTCCTGGGGCCGCCCGATGAGCACCAGCACGGGCGGGCAGTTGAAGATCTCGTCCTTGATCTGCCGGCACACCCCCATGCCACCCATCGGCACGGCCTCACCGTCCAGCACACAGACGTCGATCCCGCCCTTGTCCAGCTCCGTGATGACGGCGGCAGGCGTCGCGCACTCGACGAACTCGACCTGGGGGACATCGGCGGCGGGCCTGCGCCCGGTCGCCAGCCGTACCTGCTCTCGGGTGTTGGAGTTGTCGCTGTAGACCAGCACCGTGGCGGTCGGCTGCATTGTTCCTCCGCGTCTTTGGTCGGGAACTCGTGGTACCGATGCGGCGGATGCTACTCCTCCGAACACCTCGTCAACACCGGTTCGGACACCGCTTCGATGGGCCATACGGGCTGGACACACCCCATCAACACTCCGAACGGCACCCCCCGGGGTGAGGGCGGGATAAGCGACCGACATAATGTCGGTCGTGGCGACAGCAACGACAGTAGAAACCGGGCACGCGCACCCGTCGGTCAATCGGCCGAACCTCACCAGCGTCGGAACCATCATCTGGCTGAGTTCCGAGCTGATGTTCTTCGCGGCCCTCTTCGCGATGTACTTCACCCTGCGATCGGTGACCGGGCCGGATCACTGGAAGGAAATGGCGTCCAGCCTGAACTTCCCGTTCTCCGCGACGAACACCACGATCCTGGTGCTCTCCTCCCTGACCTGCCAGCTCGGCGTCTTCGCCGCCGAGCGCGGGGACGTGAAGAAGCTCCGGATGTGGTTCACCGTCACCTTCATCATGGGCGCGATCTTCATCGGCGGTCAGGTCTTCGAGTACACCAACCTGGTCAAGGAAGAAGGGCTCTCGCTCTCCTCCGACCCGTACGGTTCGGTGTTCTACCTGACCACCGGCTTCCACGGCCTGCACGTGACGGGTGGCCTCATCGCCTTCCTGCTGGTCCTCGGCCGCACCTACGCGGCGAAGAGGTTCACTCACGAGCAGGCGACCGCGGCCATCGTCGTGTCCTACTACTGGCACTTCGTCGATGTCGTCTGGATCGGCCTCTTCGCCACGATCTACATGATCAAGTAATCGGGCCCACCGCCCGAAACATCCAGAAGCATCGACGCTGAAGATCCTGACACCGGGGTAATCCGTGAAAAAGCTCTCCGCACGACGACGCCATCCGCTGGCGGCGGTCGTCGTCCTACTCCTCGCGCTGGCGGCCACCGGGGGGCTGTACGCCGCGTTCGCACCCGCGAGCAAGGCGCAGGCCGATGACACCGCCCAGTCCCTCGCCATCGACGAGGGCAAGAAGCTCTACGCCGTAGGCTGCGCCAGCTGCCACGGCACCGGCGGTCAGGGCACCTCCGACGGTCCGAGCCTCGTAGGGGTCGGCGCCGCGGCGGTCGACTTCCAGGTCGGCACCGGCCGTATGCCGGCCCAGCAGCCCGGCGCGCAGATCCCGAAGAAGAAGGTCATCTACTCGCAGGACGAGATCGACCTGCTCGCGGCGTACATCGCCTCGCTCGGTGCCGGTCCCTCGGTCCCGACGAAGAGCCAGGTCGACCCCGCGGACGGGGACATCGCCAAGGGTGGCGAGCTCTTCCGTACCAACTGCGCGCAGTGCCACAACTTCACCGGCAAGGGCGGCGCACTGACGCACGGCAAGTTCGCGCCGAGCCTGGAGGGTGTCGACCCGAAGCACATCTACGAGGCCATGCAGACCGGCCCGCAGAACATGCCGTCCTTCCCCGACACCACGCTGTCGGAGAAGAACAAGAAGGACATCATCGCGTACCTCGACGCGGTCAACGGTGACGACACCGAGAGCCCGGGCGGTCTCGAACTGGGCGGCCTCGGGCCGGTCAGTGAAGGCCTCTTCGGCTGGATCTTCGGTCTTGGCGCCCTGGTCGCCGTCGCCGTCTGGGTCGCCGCTCGGACCGCAAAGGCCAAGAAGTCATGAGTAGCCAAGACATTCCAGAAGAGAACGTGCCTGCTGAGCGGGCCACCGACGAAGATGCGCACGGTCACGGCGCGGTAGTCCTCGCGGACGAGACGAACCCGTTCGCGGACCCCGGTCTGCCGCCCCACGAGCACCGCATCCAGGACATCGACGAGCGGGCCGCCAAGCGGTCCGAGCGCGCGGTCGCCTTCCTGTTCACGTTGTCGATGCTGGCCACCGTCGCCTTCATCACCTCGTACGTGGCGATCCCGAACGACAAGTCGATCTATGTCTTCCCGATCGGGCACGTCAGCGCGCTGAACTTCGCGCTGGGTCTGACGCTCGGCGTGGCGCTGTTCTCGATCGGCGCGGGCGCGGTCCACTGGGCCCGCACCCTGATGTCCGACATGGAGATCGCCGACGAGCGTCACCCGATCGCCGCGGAGCCCGAGGTCAAGGCCAAGGTCCTGGCCGACTTCAAGCAGGGCGCCAAGGAGTCCGCGCTCGGCCGCCGCAAGCTGATCCGCAACACGATGTTCGGCGCGCTGGCCCTGTTCCCGCTCTCCGGCGTCATGCTGCTGCGCGACCTCGGTCCGCTGCCCGGCACGAAGCTGCGCCACACGATCTGGTCCAAGGGCAAGCTGCTCGTCAACATGAACACGAACGAGCCGCTGCGTCCCGAGGACGTCGCCGTGGGTTCGCTCACCTTCGTCAAGCCCGAGGGCCTGGAGGAGGACGACGAGGACTTCCAGACACAGATCGCCAAGGCGGCCACGATGATCGTCCGGCTGCAGCCGGACAACATCAAGGACAAGCAAGAACTCGCGTGGTCCTACCAGGGGATCGTGGCCTACTCGAAGATCTGCACTCACGTCGGTTGCCCGATCTCCCTGTACGAGCAGCAGACGCACCACGTCCTCTGCCCGTGCCACCAGTCCACCTTCGACCTCTCCGACGGTGCCCGAGTCATCTTCGGCCCGGCCGGTCACCCCCTGCCGCAGCTGCGCATCGGTGTGAACGACGAGGGCTACCTCGAGGCGCTCGGCGACTTCGAAGAGCCCGTCGGTCCTGCATTCTGGGAGCGCGGATGAGCACTGCGACCACCTCCGACTCGCGCTCGCGCGAGAAGGCGCCCGCCGGTGAGCGGGTAGCCGACTGGGCCGATGGCCGTCTGGGGATCTACTCCCTGGCCAAGTCCAACATGCGCAAGATCTTCCCCGACCACTGGTCGTTCATGTTGGGTGAGGTCTGCCTCTACAGCTTCATCATCATCATCCTCACGGGTGTGTATCTGACGCTGTTCTTCCACCCGT containing:
- the ctaC gene encoding aa3-type cytochrome oxidase subunit II, which codes for MSPNGSDRSPRRPMRRKLLQAMTAGLVLATATGCTYKDFPRLGMPTPVTEEAPRILSLWQGSWAAALATGVLVWGLILWATIFHRRSRTKVEVPPQTRYNMPIEALYTVVPLIIVSVLFYFTARDETKLLSLSPKPDVTVNVVGFQWSWGFNYIADVPGSTGNAKIDPNLAAIPDRFKKDFPANAGGVYDVGTPGTKNPQTGNPGPTLWLPKGKTVRFVLTSRDVIHSFWVVPFLMKQDVIPGHTNSFQVTPNHEGTFMGKCAELCGVDHSRMLFNVKVVSPERYEAHLKQLAAKGQTGYVPAGIEQTGHEKNRETNNL
- the ctaD gene encoding aa3-type cytochrome oxidase subunit I is translated as MSILNEPQGAAETEDSYENELPVRRKQPGAVVIKWLTTTDHKTIGTLYLVTSFAFFCIGGVMALLMRAELARPGLQIMSNEQFNQAFTMHGTIMLLMFATPLFAGFANWIMPLQIGAPDVAFPRLNMFAYWLYLFGSLIAVGGFLTPQGAADFGWFAYSPLSDAVRSPGIGADMWIMGLAFSGFGTILGSVNFITTIICMRAPGMTMFRMPIFVWNVLLTGVLVLLAFPVLAAALFALEADRKFGAHVFDAANGGALLWQHLFWFFGHPEVYIIALPFFGIISEVIPVFSRKPMFGYMGLIAATISIAGLSVTVWAHHMYVTGGVLLPFFSFMTFLIAVPTGVKFFNWIGTMWKGSLSFETPMLWATGFLITFTFGGLTGVILASPPMDFHVSDSYFVVAHFHYVVFGTVVFAMFSGFHFWWPKMTGKMLDERLGKITFWTLFVGFHGTFLVQHWLGAEGMPRRYADYLAADGFTALNTISTISSFLLGLSILPFLYNVWKTAKYGKKVEVDDPWGYGRSLEWATSCPPPRHNFLTLPRIRSESPAFDLHHPEVAALDQLENAGHGSSALSGGKEAGK
- a CDS encoding cytochrome c oxidase subunit 4, which produces MKIQGKMFIWLALFILVMGIVYGVWSKEPAGTTALFMGFGLSMMIGYYLAFTARRVDALAQDNKEADVADEAGEVGFFSPHSWQPLALGVGGALAFLGVVFGWWLLYFSAPIIMIGLWGWVFEYYHGENRTQ
- a CDS encoding L,D-transpeptidase; this encodes MNLSPRIRTVVSCTTLVVSLGAGVTACGSGDQPLSAKPYDAAGQISFNSPTTDGGKAAKVDPDKPLEILATGDDGRITDVTAIDASGRYVSGELAADGSRWHSSSPLAAGVHYTVRVSTENGDGAPGRKVLDFDTGTPTTRQVLNVEFGPKAGEYGVGQPVTAELSVPVKDPASRAIVERALKVDSEPSVEGAWHWVDDKTLHYRPKEYWPTGATIEAHSNLAGIKIGERLWGGNAKSLELTTGDQLIAVTDAAAHAMTVYRNGQQIKRIPVTTGKPGFETRNGVKVVLGKEYFVRMRGTTVGIAEGSADSYDLPVYYATRVTWSGEYVHAAPWSVGNQGYANVSHGCTGMSTANAAWFFNNVRAGDIVKVQNSNGKTMDPFGNGFGDWNLDWTKWRNGSALVGGVPDGPSPQDRARLRPESV
- the ctaE gene encoding aa3-type cytochrome oxidase subunit III produces the protein MSVVATATTVETGHAHPSVNRPNLTSVGTIIWLSSELMFFAALFAMYFTLRSVTGPDHWKEMASSLNFPFSATNTTILVLSSLTCQLGVFAAERGDVKKLRMWFTVTFIMGAIFIGGQVFEYTNLVKEEGLSLSSDPYGSVFYLTTGFHGLHVTGGLIAFLLVLGRTYAAKRFTHEQATAAIVVSYYWHFVDVVWIGLFATIYMIK
- the qcrC gene encoding cytochrome bc1 complex diheme cytochrome c subunit, whose amino-acid sequence is MKKLSARRRHPLAAVVVLLLALAATGGLYAAFAPASKAQADDTAQSLAIDEGKKLYAVGCASCHGTGGQGTSDGPSLVGVGAAAVDFQVGTGRMPAQQPGAQIPKKKVIYSQDEIDLLAAYIASLGAGPSVPTKSQVDPADGDIAKGGELFRTNCAQCHNFTGKGGALTHGKFAPSLEGVDPKHIYEAMQTGPQNMPSFPDTTLSEKNKKDIIAYLDAVNGDDTESPGGLELGGLGPVSEGLFGWIFGLGALVAVAVWVAARTAKAKKS
- the qcrA gene encoding cytochrome bc1 complex Rieske iron-sulfur subunit, with the protein product MSSQDIPEENVPAERATDEDAHGHGAVVLADETNPFADPGLPPHEHRIQDIDERAAKRSERAVAFLFTLSMLATVAFITSYVAIPNDKSIYVFPIGHVSALNFALGLTLGVALFSIGAGAVHWARTLMSDMEIADERHPIAAEPEVKAKVLADFKQGAKESALGRRKLIRNTMFGALALFPLSGVMLLRDLGPLPGTKLRHTIWSKGKLLVNMNTNEPLRPEDVAVGSLTFVKPEGLEEDDEDFQTQIAKAATMIVRLQPDNIKDKQELAWSYQGIVAYSKICTHVGCPISLYEQQTHHVLCPCHQSTFDLSDGARVIFGPAGHPLPQLRIGVNDEGYLEALGDFEEPVGPAFWERG